AAAAGAATAAGATCAGCGCAAGCTATCTGATCTTCAAACACCTCTGACAAGGGTGTTTCATGGTCCAGGCTATCATCGGCTGCACGCTGCGCCTCAACGGCATCAATATTTGACGCAAACCGACCAGCAGCAACCGCTTCGGCGTCGGCCAGCGCGATCACGCCATCCACGGTGATGCGCGAGCGAATATCCGGCCAGTCAAATGCTTTCAGTAAAGGTTTCGGAAGCGCCAACCCAGAAGTTTCGATCAAAATATGCTCTGGACGCGGTGAAAGCGCCATTAAAGCTTCTATGGTTGGAATGAAGTCATCTGCGACAGTGCAACAGATACAGCCATTTGCAAGCTCTAGAATATTTTCTGCGGGACACTCTGGAATGGCACAAGATTTGAGGATGTCCCCATCAACGCCAACATCGCCGAATTCGTTGACGATAATCGCCAATCGCTTACCACCTGGGTTCTGCATCAGGTGGCGGATCAATGTGGTTTTACCGGACCCTAAAAAACCTGTAATCACCGTAACAGGAAGTTTGGTTAGATCAGTCATTTTCTACCTCGATTGGGGGAATGCGGGCGACACAGTTCTTACGAAAATGATCCGATCTTTCGCGCCAAGGTACTTTGCCATCTGCGGCATTCAGATACTTCTTCGCGCCATCAATGATGACATCAACGTGCTCTGCTGGGTTAAGATTTCCGTAAACATAGCTCCACCGTTCGGAGCTTCTTAAAACAATCGAGCATCCGTTCGAACAGTTTGCGAGACACGAAACTGATTTAATGGTGATTTCCGGTGGAAGATTGGTCTCTTGTAAAGCCTCTAGCAGACGTGTTCCCGGGCGGGTTTCGTCTTCGGTATTTGTAACACCATGGCGACAGGACTTGCAGACCAAGAGCTCAATTGGTTTAGGACGGTTTTCCTGCATCGTGTTCCTCGGGTCATCCTTGGGCAACGTCTGGTAGGGCAAAGCAGGGCACGTGAAATTTCACGTGGACCGCCCCGGCACACCCCGTCCGGACTGGGTTATAATTCATGTTGGCAGGTCTCCCGGCTTGCAGATTCAGAGGCTAGTACCTCAACGCGCAACGCACCTTCCCGGTTTTGCCAGTGGATGGCGTGCGCTTTCTGGTCACGGTCGCGGGGGCGGCTGCGTTTCGGCTTAGACATCTTGGGCGTCGTAAAACCGTTCGCATTCCCTCTTCGCCTGTTCTAAGAACAGGAACCAACGTTGAATTGCAATGCGCCATGGGCATAGGCGAGTCAAGCAAAAGGAATAATAATGGTGGACGAAAATCAACGGCACAAAGCAAAAATGCAGAAAATCAAGGCTGCTCGTGATAAAATAATGCAATCAAAGACCAAAGAAAAAGGTCTTATTATGGTGCATACCGGTGCAGGCAAAGGGAAATCATCCTCTGGGTTTGGTATGATTATGCGCTGCATTGCGCATCAAATGCCCTGTGCAGTGGTTCAATTCATCAAAGGGACATGGGTCACTGGCGAAAGAAAGCTGCTGACAGAAAAATTTCAAGAAGAGTGCACATTTGTGGTGTCTGGAGAAGGCTTTACTTGGGAAACCCAAGACCGCGAGCGTGATATAGCAGCCGCACAAGCCGGTTGGCAGCGCGCAAAGGAATTTATTAAGGACGAAAAATATCAATTTGTCCTACTTGACGAAATCAACATCGCGTTGCGGTATGATTATATTGATATTGATGAAGTGGTGGACTTTTTGCTGGCTGAAAAGCCGCCAATGACCCATGTTTGCCTTACAGGGCGCAATGCCAAGCCGGAATTGATTGAAGCAGCGGATTTGGTAACTGAAATGACGTTGGTCAAACACCCGTTTAAAGATGGCGTTATGGCGCAATTGGGAGTGGAGTTCTAACGATGCCCGCCTTTATGGTGCAGGGAACTGGATCAAACGTGGGAAAATCCCTCCTTGTGGCCGGGCTGTGTCGTGCGCTTTATCAACGCGGGATTAAAGTTGCTCCCTTTAAGCCGCAGAATATGTCAAATAATGCGGCTGTGACCTCAGACGGCGGAGAAATTGGCCGTGCTCAGGCGTTGCAGGCCCAAGCCTGTGGCCTTTCGCCAATATGTGATATGAACCCGGTTTTATTGAAACCTGAAAGTGAAACAGGGTCGCAAGTAATCGTACAAGGCAAACGCTTTGCCACCAGTAAAGCCCGTGAATACGCAGCCCTTAAGCCAAAATTATTGCCTTATGTTTTGGATAGTTTTGAACGTCTAAAATCAAATCATGATTTAGTGATTGTTGAAGGTGCGGGCAGTCCTGCAGAAATTAATTTGCGGGCTGGTGATATTGCAAATATGGGCTTTTCATGCGCTGCCAATGTACCTGTGTTACTGGTAGGGGATATCGACAGAGGCGGGGTAATTGCCCAATTAGTAGGCACCAAAGCAGTTCTTGATTCGGAAGATGAAAAGCAAATTATCGGATTTTTAGTGAATAAATTTCGCGGTGATCCGCAATTGTTTGATGATGGCTACGACATGATCGAACATAAAACAGGCTGGCCAGGCTTTGGGGTCGTTCCCTATTTTGCAGATGCATGGAAACTACCGGCAGAAGATGCTTTGGATATTTCAACACCTCACAGATCTGGGAAGCCGCATATCGTGTGTCTTTGCTTGTCGCGCATTGCCAATTTTGATGATCTCGATCCTCTTTCGAACGATCCAGACTTAAGAGTGACCATTTTAAAAGCGGGCCAAACAATTCCAGTTGATGCAAGTTTGGTAATAGTCCCGGGAAGTAAATCAACCACTGGTGATTTGGACTATTTGCGCTTGCAGGGATGGGATATCGATCTTTTAGCCCATCACCGCCGTGGAGGATATGTATTGGGCATTTGTGGTGGTTATCAGATGCTTGGTGCATTGATTGATGATCCAGAGGGTATAGAGGGCGCAAAAGGCGTTACAGAGGGCTTGGGCTTGTTAAATACAAAAACCGTCATGAAACCAAAAAAAGCGCTTACTGAAGTTGTAGCGCGGCATCAGGATACGGGCTTGAATTTCTCGGGATATGAGATTCATATCGGACAGACGAGCGGCCCTGATTGCGCGCGCCCCTTTGCAAGTATTGGTGATGTCAATGAGGGTGCGATCAGTGAAGATGGCCGCATTTTTGGTAGCTATCTGCATGGAATGTTCTCGGATGATGATTTTCGTCGATCTTTTCTAGGGCAAATGGGTATAGCGGCAAGCCAGTTGTCCTATGCAGAAAGTGTTGAGAGGACATTGGATGATTTGGCACAACATATTGAGCTTTATGTCGACTTAGATCGTTTGGTAGATTGTGCTCGGTAACCCTAAGATTGTTTCAACTCTTCATAAACTGCATTTTGCAGATCTTCTATGAGCGGAACGCCGCTTCCAATAAATTGGGTCATAATTACGCCGGTCAGTTGCTCTTTAGGATCAACCCAGAAAAAAGTGCTGGCTGCACCAGCCCAGCCAAATTCATCAAGATTTGTAGCTGCAATTGCAGTACTCGGATCTAGCATAACGCGGCCAATTAAATTCCAGCCATAGCCAGCCAGCGGCCAATATGAGATACGTAAAGGTAACTCGTTTTGTGGCACCCTGTTCGGATGCATCAGTTCTAAAGTCTTGGGCGATAAAACTACTTCGCCTGACGGTGCTTTACCATTCAATAGCATTCTCACAAAAGCGGCATAATCATTCGTGGTAGAAAACAAGCCATAGCCACCACGGCAGAACTTCTGGGATCCTGTGGGATGTTTGTCACTCACATCCATTGACCTTAATATGTGCTTCGGGGGGGTGATCGGCGGAAGGTTCTGCAGATCGCTGGTTCCGTACATACTCATTAAACGTGGTAGATATTTGGGTGAAAGATGATACTTGGTATCATGCATTTTAAGCGGTTTAAAAATCATTTTTTCTAAAAGCGCTTGGATGGATTCGCCGGTCGCTCGTTGAATAATATGCGCTAGCACGTCAGTAGAAACGCTATAGCGCCAAGCGGACCCGGGATGAAAGGCAAGGGGTAGGAAACATAACGCGTCCATCATCTCATCCAGGTCACGCTCTGCATCACCCATAATTTCTGCCTCCCGATAATAGGGGGAAACATGACATCCCATGATGAATTCATAGGTGAAGCCGGCGCGGTGGGTTAGCAAATGTTCAATAGTGATTAATGTATTGGCCGGCTCAATTTCGCCGTTTGCATGCAGTACCGTCATTAAGGAGAACCGATCGTCATGCTCTGCAATTGGATCAGTTAAACCAAACGAGCCTTGTTCTATCAATTGTAGTGCAAGCACTGATATAATTGGTTTGGTCATCGAGTAAATACGATAGATTGCATTATCTGGAATTGGCGTTTTCTTTTCAAAATCCGCATACCCTGCCTGACCTTGGAAAACACAAGACTGGTTTTTTTCTACACGCCATTCGATGCCCGAGAACTTTTCCCTAGATACGTATTGGTCTGCAATTTTCTGTAAGGCATCGGACACGCTGTATCTCCTTCTACATACGGATTAGTTCTGGCAGAATTTGTATTGAACTTGATACTTTTTGATTTAGCAACAAAAAATGGTTTCCATAGAAATACCATTACCGCTCATGCTTAAAGATGAGATTTTTCTGTTCTTTTGGTTAAATTGAATCTAGCTAAATTGAGTACAC
The nucleotide sequence above comes from Rhodobacteraceae bacterium Araon29. Encoded proteins:
- the cobW gene encoding cobalamin biosynthesis protein CobW encodes the protein MTDLTKLPVTVITGFLGSGKTTLIRHLMQNPGGKRLAIIVNEFGDVGVDGDILKSCAIPECPAENILELANGCICCTVADDFIPTIEALMALSPRPEHILIETSGLALPKPLLKAFDWPDIRSRITVDGVIALADAEAVAAGRFASNIDAVEAQRAADDSLDHETPLSEVFEDQIACADLILLTKPDLAGADGIEKAKEIIKAESPRSLPVVEVAEGVVDPRIILGLEAAAEDDMDARPSHHDAPHDHDHEDFDSIVVELNEVQNPEALARRIEQLAKEQNILRVKGYAAVQDKPMRLLVQAVGARVRTQFDRPWLPQEPRAGRLVVIGEHDNINRTAIETTLME
- a CDS encoding DUF1636 domain-containing protein; this encodes MQENRPKPIELLVCKSCRHGVTNTEDETRPGTRLLEALQETNLPPEITIKSVSCLANCSNGCSIVLRSSERWSYVYGNLNPAEHVDVIIDGAKKYLNAADGKVPWRERSDHFRKNCVARIPPIEVEND
- the cobO gene encoding cob(I)yrinic acid a,c-diamide adenosyltransferase, whose translation is MVDENQRHKAKMQKIKAARDKIMQSKTKEKGLIMVHTGAGKGKSSSGFGMIMRCIAHQMPCAVVQFIKGTWVTGERKLLTEKFQEECTFVVSGEGFTWETQDRERDIAAAQAGWQRAKEFIKDEKYQFVLLDEINIALRYDYIDIDEVVDFLLAEKPPMTHVCLTGRNAKPELIEAADLVTEMTLVKHPFKDGVMAQLGVEF
- a CDS encoding cobyric acid synthase, yielding MPAFMVQGTGSNVGKSLLVAGLCRALYQRGIKVAPFKPQNMSNNAAVTSDGGEIGRAQALQAQACGLSPICDMNPVLLKPESETGSQVIVQGKRFATSKAREYAALKPKLLPYVLDSFERLKSNHDLVIVEGAGSPAEINLRAGDIANMGFSCAANVPVLLVGDIDRGGVIAQLVGTKAVLDSEDEKQIIGFLVNKFRGDPQLFDDGYDMIEHKTGWPGFGVVPYFADAWKLPAEDALDISTPHRSGKPHIVCLCLSRIANFDDLDPLSNDPDLRVTILKAGQTIPVDASLVIVPGSKSTTGDLDYLRLQGWDIDLLAHHRRGGYVLGICGGYQMLGALIDDPEGIEGAKGVTEGLGLLNTKTVMKPKKALTEVVARHQDTGLNFSGYEIHIGQTSGPDCARPFASIGDVNEGAISEDGRIFGSYLHGMFSDDDFRRSFLGQMGIAASQLSYAESVERTLDDLAQHIELYVDLDRLVDCAR
- a CDS encoding serine hydrolase — its product is MSDALQKIADQYVSREKFSGIEWRVEKNQSCVFQGQAGYADFEKKTPIPDNAIYRIYSMTKPIISVLALQLIEQGSFGLTDPIAEHDDRFSLMTVLHANGEIEPANTLITIEHLLTHRAGFTYEFIMGCHVSPYYREAEIMGDAERDLDEMMDALCFLPLAFHPGSAWRYSVSTDVLAHIIQRATGESIQALLEKMIFKPLKMHDTKYHLSPKYLPRLMSMYGTSDLQNLPPITPPKHILRSMDVSDKHPTGSQKFCRGGYGLFSTTNDYAAFVRMLLNGKAPSGEVVLSPKTLELMHPNRVPQNELPLRISYWPLAGYGWNLIGRVMLDPSTAIAATNLDEFGWAGAASTFFWVDPKEQLTGVIMTQFIGSGVPLIEDLQNAVYEELKQS